CGGCACGCCGGTGGCAAGCCGACGCTGAGCATCACCAGCACCCCCGGCGGCATCCGGATCGAGTGCGAGGACGGCAATCCGGTGCCCCCGCGGCCGAAGGCGGGCGGGCCGCAGGGCGGCTGGGGACTGGCTCTGGTCGAACGGCTTTCGCAGCGGTGGGGCGTGCTCGCGCGCGGTGCCGGTAAGGTCGTCTGGTGCGAAATGCGGCTTCCCCCGCCGACGGCGAATGGCTGAGCTGCGGGTGGCGCCCCGCGAGTTCCCCGGGATGAGCGCGCCGGAGCCCGGCTTCCGCGGGAACGATCCGCTGTCGAACCCCTACTCCGGGGAATCCTTCCGGTTGTTCGTGCAGAGCGTCCAGGACTACGCCATCTTCATGCTCGACCCGCAGGGCAACGTGGCCACCTGGAACGCCGGCGCGGAGCGGATCAAGGGCTACCGGGCGAACGAGATCATCGGCAAGCACTTCTCGGTCTTCTACCCGCCGGAGGACCTGCGGGCCGACAAGCCCGCCCACGAGCTGGAGGTCGCCGCCGAGGTGGGCCGGTTCGAGGACGAGGGCTGGCGGGTCCGCCAGGACGGCAGCCGGTTCTGGGCGGTGGTGGTGATCACCGCGTTGTTCGACGAGCACGGCAGGCTGCGTGGCTTCGGCAAGGTCACCAGGGACGTGAGCGAGCGCGTGCGCGCCGAGAGCGAACTGGTCGAACGCAGGCGGCTGTTCTTCCACCTGGTCGAGGCGCAGGAGGCCGAGCGGCGCCGGATCGCGTGGGACGTGCACGACGACTCGATCCAGGCGATGGCGGCGGTGTCGATGCGGCTGCAGCTGCTCGGCACGCAGGTGCCGGACGAGCACCGGCCAGCGGTCCGCGCGCTGGACACCGCGGTCTCCGAGACCATCGGCAGGCTGCGCGACCTGGTGCTGCGGCTGCGCCCGCCGACGCTGGACGAGCGGGACCTCACCGAGGCGGTCGGCGCGCACCTGCGGCAGCTGGCCGATCAGGGCATCGAAACCCGGCTCGACGACACGGAACTGATCGCGGACCCGCCGCCGGAGGCGTCGGTGACCATCTTCCGCATCGTCGGCGAAGCGCTGACCAACGTGCAGAAGCACGCTCGGGCGAGCCGCGCGCGGGTGCGGTTCCGCTCGATCGACCAGGGCACGCTGACCGAGATCACCGACGACGGCGTCGGCACCGACGTGGTGGTCGACACGCTCGGCGGTGGTGGCGCGCACTTCGGCCTGCAGGCCATGCGCGAGCGCGCGGAGGCCGTCGGCGGCTGGTGGGAACTGATCAGCGATCCCGGCGAGGGCGCGCTGGTGCGGTTCTGGATCCCGGACGGGCCTGGCGGCCGGGCCACAGGGGAGGAGTCGTGACCACAGGCGGGGTTTCGGTGGTTATCGCCGACGACGAGCTGCTCATCCGCGAAGCGCTGCGGGCCGTGCTGGACGCCGAAGGAGATCTCACCGTGGTGGGGGACGCCTCGACCGTGGACGAGGCGGTGGCGTTGATCGAGCACCACCGCCCCGAGGTCGCGGTCATCGACGTGCGGATGCCCACCGGTGGCGGCGCCGAGGTGGCCAGGCGGGTGGCCGGGCTCGGCACCGCGCTCGTCGCCTTCTCCGCCTACGACGACGCCGGGCACCGCAAGCGCATGCGCGAGGCCGGGGTCGGCGAGTACGTGATCAAGGGCATGCCGAACGCCGAGATCGTGGCGGCCGTGCGGCGGGCGGTGAGCGCGCGGGCTCCCCAGGTCGGCTGAGGGTCAGCCGAGGGCCTGCTCGCGGCTGCCGAACAGCCGGAGCCTCCGGTCGAGGCCGACGATCTCGAGCGGCCGCCGGACCGGGCGCCCGGCGCAGACCACCCGCAGGTCGCAGCGCTGCCGCTCGGCGCGTTCGGCGAGTTCCGTCAGCACCTGCAGCCCGCAGCTGGACAGGAAGCCCACCTCGCTGAGGTCGATCACGAGCACCGGGGCCGGTGGTTCGAGTGCGGCGGACAGCTCGGCGTCGAACTGGGATTTGGTGGCCAGGTCCACTTCACCGGAAACCTCGACCACTCGGGCCTGGCCGGTGTGCTCGGCCTGGATGTCCAGCTTGTCGCGCCTGAACGTCAAGGTCATGGCTGACGCTCCTTCCGGCTCCGGTACTCCCGGAGATCGGCGGAGACACGCTTGTGCGGTACGTGCCAGTGCTTCGGCTGCTGGTTTCAACCGCTGAATCCGACCGTACGCGCCTGATCCGCACGACTCAATGCCCACCCCCGGTCCGGGGTACCCGCCGGAGTGATCATCATTACGCCGTTGGAGGGAACTTCGCGCATCCGGTACCGGATGGCAGTGCTCCGGTGCGGTCGCTACGATCTGGACATCCGGTTGAGCAGCCAGCCG
The genomic region above belongs to Amycolatopsis sp. YIM 10 and contains:
- a CDS encoding ATP-binding protein, whose product is MDSILSAAAPGPVTTVLPADLTAEGEARRFVARVLSAWRGTLPYEDATLIASELVANVVRHAGGKPTLSITSTPGGIRIECEDGNPVPPRPKAGGPQGGWGLALVERLSQRWGVLARGAGKVVWCEMRLPPPTANG
- a CDS encoding PAS domain S-box protein; the encoded protein is MAELRVAPREFPGMSAPEPGFRGNDPLSNPYSGESFRLFVQSVQDYAIFMLDPQGNVATWNAGAERIKGYRANEIIGKHFSVFYPPEDLRADKPAHELEVAAEVGRFEDEGWRVRQDGSRFWAVVVITALFDEHGRLRGFGKVTRDVSERVRAESELVERRRLFFHLVEAQEAERRRIAWDVHDDSIQAMAAVSMRLQLLGTQVPDEHRPAVRALDTAVSETIGRLRDLVLRLRPPTLDERDLTEAVGAHLRQLADQGIETRLDDTELIADPPPEASVTIFRIVGEALTNVQKHARASRARVRFRSIDQGTLTEITDDGVGTDVVVDTLGGGGAHFGLQAMRERAEAVGGWWELISDPGEGALVRFWIPDGPGGRATGEES
- a CDS encoding response regulator transcription factor, with the translated sequence MTTGGVSVVIADDELLIREALRAVLDAEGDLTVVGDASTVDEAVALIEHHRPEVAVIDVRMPTGGGAEVARRVAGLGTALVAFSAYDDAGHRKRMREAGVGEYVIKGMPNAEIVAAVRRAVSARAPQVG
- a CDS encoding STAS domain-containing protein; the protein is MTLTFRRDKLDIQAEHTGQARVVEVSGEVDLATKSQFDAELSAALEPPAPVLVIDLSEVGFLSSCGLQVLTELAERAERQRCDLRVVCAGRPVRRPLEIVGLDRRLRLFGSREQALG